A single region of the Acinetobacter sp. WCHA45 genome encodes:
- a CDS encoding YifB family Mg chelatase-like AAA ATPase translates to MSFAKIYTRGLLGLHAPQIEVEVHISSGLPSLTIVGLAEAAVRESKDRVRSAIINSGFLFPTKRLTINLAPADLPKDGSRLDLPIALGILIASGQLPENCTDGFEFIGELALDGHLRPVTGILPIAMACQQAQHRLLVPTNNLEEANQFPQFEVYAASHLQDVCAHFLGTSHLSTAPKQENLTSTHYQFDLADVKGQLRPRRALEIAAAGGHSLLFKGPPGTGKTLLASRLPSILPPLNAQENLEVASIYSVANAQHTFGQRPFRAPHHTASAIALVGGGSQPKPGEITLAHLGVLFLDELPEFDRKVLEVLRQPLESKEIVISRAARQMTFPANFQFIAAMNPCPCGYAFNQDSRCQCSVENIQRYQNRISGPLLDRIDLHIDVPPLQTKELQDQSPTESSTIVRQRVMKAYDKQMLRQQCLNQALSPNLLEQYAQLDENSAKIIEMAQQRLNLSARAYHRVLRVARTIADLAESDIILTTHLTEALSYRGHST, encoded by the coding sequence ATGTCTTTCGCAAAAATTTACACGAGGGGTTTATTAGGTTTACATGCCCCTCAAATCGAAGTTGAAGTTCATATCAGTTCAGGACTCCCCTCCTTAACCATTGTAGGTTTAGCAGAAGCCGCTGTAAGGGAAAGTAAAGATCGTGTTCGATCAGCAATTATCAACAGTGGTTTCTTGTTTCCAACCAAACGTTTAACGATTAATTTAGCACCTGCAGATCTTCCTAAAGATGGCTCCCGCCTAGATTTACCGATCGCACTAGGAATTTTAATTGCTTCAGGTCAACTTCCTGAAAATTGTACTGACGGCTTTGAATTTATTGGTGAACTTGCATTAGATGGACATTTACGCCCTGTTACTGGAATATTGCCAATTGCGATGGCTTGCCAACAAGCCCAACACCGCTTATTGGTACCTACTAATAATCTAGAAGAAGCCAATCAATTTCCGCAGTTTGAAGTTTATGCTGCCAGTCATTTACAAGATGTGTGTGCACACTTTTTGGGCACTTCTCATTTATCAACCGCACCCAAACAAGAAAATTTAACAAGTACTCACTATCAATTTGATCTTGCAGATGTCAAAGGTCAATTACGTCCCCGTCGTGCACTAGAAATAGCAGCAGCGGGTGGGCATTCTCTACTTTTCAAAGGTCCACCTGGCACAGGTAAAACATTACTGGCTTCTCGGCTACCTTCTATTTTGCCACCACTTAATGCTCAAGAAAATTTAGAAGTCGCAAGTATTTATTCGGTTGCAAATGCTCAACATACTTTTGGACAACGACCCTTCCGTGCACCACACCATACTGCGTCAGCGATTGCACTAGTTGGAGGCGGTTCACAACCTAAACCAGGCGAAATTACACTTGCACATTTAGGCGTATTATTTTTAGATGAATTACCTGAATTTGACCGTAAAGTTTTGGAAGTTCTCAGACAACCTCTAGAGTCGAAAGAGATCGTCATCTCCCGTGCGGCAAGACAAATGACATTTCCAGCGAATTTTCAATTTATTGCAGCAATGAATCCATGTCCTTGTGGCTACGCATTTAATCAAGATAGCCGCTGCCAGTGCTCAGTAGAAAATATTCAACGCTATCAAAATCGTATCTCAGGTCCATTATTAGATCGTATTGATTTACATATTGATGTACCACCTTTGCAGACCAAAGAACTACAAGATCAAAGTCCGACAGAAAGTTCTACAATTGTGCGGCAACGCGTGATGAAAGCTTATGATAAACAAATGTTAAGACAGCAATGTTTGAATCAGGCACTTTCTCCAAATTTACTAGAACAATATGCTCAATTAGATGAAAATTCAGCCAAAATCATCGAAATGGCTCAACAGCGACTTAATCTCTCAGCACGCGCCTATCATCGTGTACTTCGTGTTGCACGAACCATAGCCGACTTAGCTGAAAGCGATATCATTTTAACAACCCATTTAACAGAAGCCTTGTCTTATCGGGGTCATTCAACTTAA
- a CDS encoding TorF family putative porin: MMKFACKATVLAMVFTASTLSLAEETNLPFPGTITGNVNVVSSYNLRGMTNSPESDTPAVQGGLDYTHDSGFYLGYWFSTLTAAYADFNTSPTYVKEEKKSFENDLYAGYKGKITKDLGYQIGGTVYYYYPGWESTGYETIVGLSYKDFNITAQTLLNNVTFGNKGDTYFLATYAPKLAGGFTGKAQVAAYYYGDDDEYLAYQAKAGDVTKTDFAFRHATLGLSHPLGNTGATWSLDYIFGGYTRDETKQKNKVVLGLGYAF, from the coding sequence ATGATGAAATTTGCATGCAAAGCTACAGTTCTAGCGATGGTATTTACAGCATCAACTTTAAGTTTGGCTGAAGAAACAAATCTACCATTTCCAGGAACGATTACAGGCAATGTAAACGTAGTATCTAGTTATAATCTACGTGGTATGACAAATTCACCTGAAAGTGATACACCTGCAGTACAAGGTGGGCTTGATTATACACATGATAGTGGATTCTATTTAGGATACTGGTTTTCGACCTTAACTGCTGCATATGCAGATTTTAATACCTCACCGACTTATGTAAAAGAAGAGAAGAAGTCATTTGAAAATGATTTGTATGCAGGATACAAAGGAAAAATCACAAAAGATTTGGGCTATCAAATTGGTGGGACTGTTTATTATTACTATCCAGGCTGGGAATCAACGGGTTATGAAACAATTGTCGGACTGAGCTACAAAGACTTTAATATTACTGCTCAGACATTATTAAATAATGTGACTTTTGGTAATAAAGGTGACACCTATTTCTTGGCAACTTATGCACCTAAATTAGCTGGCGGATTTACAGGTAAAGCACAAGTTGCGGCCTATTATTATGGTGATGATGATGAGTATTTAGCTTACCAAGCTAAAGCAGGAGATGTCACCAAAACTGATTTTGCTTTCCGTCACGCAACTCTTGGATTGTCACATCCTTTAGGTAATACTGGTGCAACTTGGAGTCTAGACTATATCTTCGGTGGCTATACTCGTGATGAAACAAAGCAAAAAAATAAAGTTGTTTTGGGTTTAGGTTACGCTTTCTAA
- a CDS encoding TorF family putative porin, whose protein sequence is MMKFACKAIALSIFAVTSTFAMAEDKPSLYGITASGNVSAVTDYRFRGVTQSSNNPAIQGGFTFSHTSGAYLALWGSSVDFGIPGVSTETDATLGFTNSFALTDKIKPTYDVGVIHYGYIGSKSNAVNGYNGKKGLAFTEVFGKLTFPETLLAGDALSVGVNYSPDYWGRTDDFWYFNLGYSAPIASTGLTGLASVGYNKLKNKDSLKIVAGGPHEDDNYIDYKVGVNYNFLGILAEVDVVGTNVSTSGMSDNDKKPYDTGVLFSLTKTF, encoded by the coding sequence ATGATGAAATTTGCATGTAAGGCGATCGCGTTAAGTATTTTTGCTGTGACTTCGACTTTTGCTATGGCAGAAGATAAACCTTCATTATATGGTATTACTGCATCGGGCAATGTTTCAGCTGTAACAGATTATCGTTTTCGTGGTGTGACACAATCTTCGAATAATCCTGCGATTCAAGGTGGATTTACATTTTCACATACTTCAGGTGCGTATTTAGCACTTTGGGGTTCAAGTGTAGATTTCGGTATTCCTGGTGTTTCAACTGAAACTGACGCTACATTAGGTTTTACTAATAGTTTTGCCTTAACAGATAAAATTAAACCAACCTACGATGTAGGTGTAATTCATTATGGATATATAGGTTCTAAATCTAATGCTGTAAATGGATATAATGGTAAGAAAGGTTTAGCTTTTACAGAAGTATTTGGTAAGCTGACTTTCCCTGAAACATTATTAGCAGGTGATGCTCTAAGTGTAGGCGTGAATTATTCACCTGATTACTGGGGCAGAACGGATGATTTTTGGTATTTTAACTTAGGTTATTCAGCACCAATTGCAAGCACAGGTTTAACAGGTTTAGCATCTGTAGGGTATAATAAATTAAAGAATAAAGATTCTCTAAAAATTGTTGCTGGTGGTCCACATGAAGATGATAATTATATCGACTACAAAGTTGGCGTAAATTATAACTTCTTAGGTATCCTCGCTGAAGTTGATGTTGTTGGAACAAATGTAAGTACTTCAGGTATGAGTGATAATGACAAAAAACCTTATGACACAGGTGTTTTATTTAGTTTGACTAAAACATTCTAA